In one window of Streptomyces roseofulvus DNA:
- a CDS encoding FadR/GntR family transcriptional regulator produces the protein MVRTSEPAGPADRLTPVLRPVRAGNGFEEALEQILQVVRLGLVPDGERLPAERELAERMGISRVTLREVLKVLQEQGLVESRRGRYGGTFVLPRTRTADEDELRRRIAAVDMEDALRFREVLEVGAAGLCAAHGLDEAGAERLRAALAATHDAPLADYRRQDTLLHLTLAELSGSPSLTAQYAAVRATVNDLLDGIPLLVRNLEHSQHQHTALVEAVLDGEADAAREVAREHCAGTAALLRGFLA, from the coding sequence GTGGTCCGTACGAGTGAACCGGCCGGCCCGGCCGACCGGCTGACGCCGGTGCTGCGGCCGGTGCGGGCCGGCAACGGCTTCGAGGAGGCCCTGGAGCAGATCCTCCAGGTGGTCCGCCTGGGTCTGGTCCCCGACGGCGAGCGGCTGCCCGCCGAGCGGGAGCTGGCCGAGCGGATGGGGATCAGCCGGGTCACGCTCCGCGAGGTCCTCAAGGTCCTCCAGGAGCAGGGGCTGGTCGAGAGCCGGCGCGGCCGGTACGGCGGAACGTTCGTGCTGCCCCGGACGCGGACGGCGGACGAGGACGAGCTGCGCCGCCGGATCGCCGCCGTCGACATGGAGGACGCCCTGCGCTTCCGGGAGGTCCTGGAGGTGGGCGCGGCCGGGCTGTGCGCGGCGCACGGGCTCGACGAGGCCGGCGCCGAGCGGCTGCGGGCGGCGCTGGCGGCCACCCATGACGCGCCGCTGGCCGACTACCGCCGCCAGGACACCCTGCTCCACCTCACGCTCGCGGAGCTCTCCGGCTCCCCCAGCCTGACGGCCCAGTACGCGGCGGTCCGCGCGACCGTCAACGACCTGCTGGACGGCATCCCGCTCCTCGTACGCAATCTGGAGCACTCCCAGCACCAGCACACGGCCCTGGTGGAGGCGGTCCTGGACGGGGAGGCGGACGCGGCGCGCGAGGTGGCGCGGGAGCACTGCGCGGGGACGGCGGCGCTGTTGCGCGGCTTCCTGGCGTGA
- a CDS encoding purine-cytosine permease family protein, producing MASTIPDPRPGTERAPAPPPAGDRPGRVEAHGIDHIPDGERHGHPRELFSVWAAANVNYLSLVIGGTLVLMGLTLAQAIGVIVVGNLFWVLTGVLATSGPAAGAPSEVVTRTLYGVLGNRVNNAVGGWLVSVCYFALNLAAAATAAFALVAKTGIPVNTPVQVAVIVVIAALTLAISVYGHALIIKLYLPITLALSGAFAVVALAVFRHADFSYAPAERLSGAPLWAVLIAGTTMIASGPLSYTTSADFSRYLPRDSSPRAIALWTALGAFVPSVVVCSLGAFAATAVDMTDPQTALQGILPGWFTPVFLLALVLGTIAINALTAYSAGLALQAVGLRVRRTVSVLFDGAVAVALTLYGLLVSDFLDTVSNALQVITVLTGPMMCVYAADILLRRNRYDAAALADERPGSPFWYTGGVNPAGATALLGGVAAGALCVDSVYTGPVAAALGMDLSLPVGMAVATALYLVLGRRPVAATTPAA from the coding sequence ATGGCTTCCACGATCCCCGACCCGCGCCCCGGGACAGAGCGCGCGCCGGCACCCCCGCCGGCGGGCGACCGGCCCGGCCGCGTCGAGGCCCACGGCATCGACCACATCCCGGACGGCGAGCGCCACGGACACCCCCGTGAGCTGTTCTCCGTCTGGGCCGCGGCGAACGTGAACTACCTGAGCCTCGTCATCGGCGGCACCCTGGTCCTGATGGGCCTCACCCTGGCGCAGGCCATCGGCGTCATCGTCGTCGGCAACCTCTTCTGGGTCCTCACCGGCGTGCTCGCCACCTCGGGACCGGCCGCCGGCGCGCCCAGCGAGGTCGTCACCCGCACCCTCTACGGGGTCCTCGGCAACCGCGTGAACAACGCGGTCGGCGGCTGGCTGGTCTCCGTCTGCTACTTCGCGCTCAACCTCGCCGCCGCCGCGACCGCCGCCTTCGCGCTCGTCGCGAAGACCGGCATACCCGTGAACACCCCGGTGCAGGTCGCGGTCATCGTGGTCATCGCCGCCCTCACCCTGGCGATCAGCGTCTACGGCCACGCGCTGATCATCAAGCTGTACCTGCCCATCACGCTGGCCCTGAGCGGGGCGTTCGCCGTCGTCGCCCTCGCCGTGTTCCGGCACGCCGACTTCTCGTACGCCCCCGCCGAGCGGCTCTCCGGCGCCCCCCTGTGGGCGGTGCTGATCGCGGGCACCACGATGATCGCCTCGGGCCCGCTCTCGTACACCACGAGCGCCGACTTCTCCCGCTACCTGCCCCGCGACAGCTCCCCGCGCGCCATCGCGCTGTGGACCGCGCTCGGCGCGTTCGTCCCGAGCGTCGTGGTCTGCTCGCTGGGCGCCTTCGCCGCCACCGCCGTCGACATGACGGACCCCCAGACGGCGCTCCAGGGAATCCTGCCGGGCTGGTTCACGCCGGTCTTCCTGCTCGCCCTGGTCCTCGGCACCATCGCCATCAACGCCCTCACCGCCTACAGCGCCGGCCTCGCCCTCCAGGCCGTGGGCCTGCGCGTCCGGCGTACCGTCAGCGTCCTCTTCGACGGGGCCGTCGCGGTCGCCCTCACCCTCTACGGGCTGCTGGTCTCCGACTTCCTGGACACCGTCAGCAACGCCCTCCAGGTCATCACCGTCCTCACCGGACCGATGATGTGCGTCTACGCCGCCGACATCCTGCTCCGCCGCAACCGCTACGACGCGGCCGCCCTCGCCGACGAGCGCCCCGGCAGCCCCTTCTGGTACACCGGCGGCGTCAACCCGGCCGGCGCCACGGCCCTGCTCGGCGGCGTCGCGGCCGGCGCCCTGTGCGTCGACAGCGTCTACACGGGACCGGTCGCCGCCGCCCTCGGGATGGACCTCTCGCTGCCCGTCGGCATGGCCGTCGCCACCGCCCTCTACCTGGTCCTCGGCCGGCGTCCGGTCGCGGCCACCACCCCCGCCGCCTGA
- a CDS encoding TetR/AcrR family transcriptional regulator, with translation MSSSVQRKRIRKSPEARRAEIVATAARVALTEGLECVTLRRVAEELAVRPGLISHYFPSAEDLVAEAFSVAALGELDALLPAERPDGTPAQYLARYFALSSGEAYDDISRLWINARHLSRYRPVLRERVTRMELASDDRLEELIRDGVDRGEFRTDDPRSAAIQILVVLDGLGAHANSDRTDRPPAVTRLAVSTAERALALPHGTLDAPGATGTLPLTFSPADAAEAAVTAGTTGATPA, from the coding sequence ATGTCGTCAAGCGTTCAGCGCAAGCGCATCCGGAAATCACCCGAGGCCCGGCGGGCGGAGATCGTGGCGACCGCCGCGCGCGTCGCCCTCACCGAAGGGCTGGAGTGCGTCACGCTGCGGCGGGTCGCCGAGGAGCTCGCCGTCCGGCCCGGACTGATCAGCCACTACTTCCCCTCGGCCGAGGACCTGGTGGCCGAGGCGTTCTCGGTCGCGGCCCTCGGCGAGCTCGACGCGCTGCTGCCGGCCGAGCGCCCGGACGGCACGCCCGCGCAGTACCTGGCCCGCTACTTCGCGCTGTCGTCCGGCGAGGCCTACGACGACATCAGCCGCCTCTGGATCAACGCCCGGCACCTGAGCCGCTACCGGCCCGTCCTGCGGGAGCGGGTCACGCGGATGGAACTGGCCTCCGACGACCGGCTGGAGGAGCTGATCCGCGACGGCGTCGACCGCGGCGAGTTCCGCACCGACGACCCCAGGTCGGCGGCCATCCAGATCCTGGTCGTCCTCGACGGCCTCGGCGCCCACGCCAACTCGGACCGCACCGACCGGCCCCCGGCCGTGACCCGTCTCGCCGTCAGCACCGCCGAACGCGCCCTCGCCCTCCCGCACGGCACCCTCGACGCCCCCGGCGCCACCGGCACCCTGCCGCTCACGTTCTCCCCGGCCGACGCCGCCGAAGCGGCGGTGACGGCGGGCACGACGGGAGCCACCCCGGCCTGA
- a CDS encoding amidohydrolase gives MSTRLVLHSARLLDPGTGAFLAASALAVGEDGRIAALGDDREIRELAGPATPVVDLKGAVVTPGLVDGHVHPVTGAELTGGLDLSGCADLADVREALGREARRLRRGEWLFAWGLDPNVFGDRPVGIAPFDTVLHGVPAFLLLFDAHSALASRRALELAGIDGPRTFEQASAEIVCDADGRPTGLLQEDAACELVERVAPQPTRAERLERLAAALDGMAAAGLTGGHVMDANGASLDLFAELDAAGRLPLRLRVAPWCQPGADAAGVQELIDLQGRGGALWQVAGVKLFMDGTIDNGTAWLERPDRHGESTHAFWPDPEAYTEIIGSLHRAGVPTATHAIGDAAVRHVLDAVATARATGGDPAVRHRVEHIETVPDDTLRRFAELGVIASMQPTHCCDFTRADHTDNWSRRLGEERAGRAWRCRDLVDSGATVVLGSDWPIAPFPPLGVLAGAVHRRPTRDLAQPPHGPEQALTPLEALRGLTTGPAYAAGEERSSGRLALGHRADLTVLAADPLTTPAAELPDVPVLLTAVDGRITHRAARL, from the coding sequence GTGTCCACCCGACTCGTCCTGCACTCCGCCCGTCTGCTCGACCCCGGCACCGGGGCCTTCCTCGCGGCGAGCGCGCTCGCCGTGGGCGAGGACGGGCGGATCGCCGCGCTCGGCGACGACCGCGAGATACGGGAACTCGCCGGGCCCGCCACACCCGTCGTCGACCTGAAGGGCGCCGTCGTCACCCCCGGCCTCGTCGACGGGCACGTCCACCCCGTCACCGGCGCCGAGCTGACCGGCGGCCTCGACCTCTCCGGCTGCGCCGATCTCGCCGACGTCCGGGAGGCGCTGGGGCGCGAGGCGCGCCGCCTGCGCCGGGGCGAGTGGCTCTTCGCCTGGGGGCTCGACCCGAACGTCTTCGGCGACAGGCCGGTCGGCATCGCCCCCTTCGACACCGTCCTGCACGGGGTGCCCGCCTTCCTGCTGCTCTTCGACGCGCACTCCGCCCTCGCCTCCCGCCGCGCCCTCGAACTCGCCGGCATCGACGGCCCGCGCACGTTCGAGCAGGCGTCCGCCGAGATCGTCTGCGACGCCGACGGGCGCCCCACCGGGCTGCTCCAGGAGGACGCCGCCTGCGAACTGGTCGAACGCGTCGCCCCGCAGCCGACCCGCGCCGAGCGCCTGGAGCGGCTGGCCGCGGCCCTGGACGGGATGGCGGCGGCCGGCCTGACCGGCGGGCACGTCATGGACGCCAACGGCGCCAGCCTCGACCTCTTCGCCGAGCTCGACGCCGCCGGCCGGCTGCCGCTGCGGCTCCGGGTGGCGCCCTGGTGCCAGCCCGGCGCCGACGCCGCCGGCGTCCAGGAGCTGATCGACCTCCAGGGACGCGGCGGCGCGCTGTGGCAGGTCGCCGGCGTGAAGCTCTTCATGGACGGCACCATCGACAACGGCACCGCCTGGCTGGAGCGGCCCGACCGCCACGGCGAGTCCACCCACGCCTTCTGGCCGGACCCGGAGGCGTACACGGAGATCATCGGCTCGCTGCACCGGGCCGGGGTGCCGACCGCGACCCACGCCATCGGCGACGCCGCCGTCCGGCACGTCCTCGACGCCGTCGCCACGGCGCGGGCGACCGGCGGCGACCCGGCCGTACGACACCGGGTCGAGCACATCGAGACGGTCCCCGACGACACCCTGCGCCGCTTCGCCGAGCTGGGCGTCATCGCCTCCATGCAGCCCACCCACTGCTGCGACTTCACCCGCGCCGACCACACCGACAACTGGTCCCGCCGGCTCGGCGAGGAGCGCGCCGGGCGCGCCTGGCGCTGCCGGGACCTGGTGGACTCCGGGGCGACCGTGGTGCTGGGCTCGGACTGGCCGATCGCGCCGTTCCCCCCGCTGGGCGTGCTGGCCGGCGCCGTGCACCGCCGCCCGACCCGGGACCTGGCCCAGCCGCCGCACGGCCCGGAGCAGGCGCTGACCCCGCTGGAGGCGCTGCGCGGGCTGACGACGGGCCCCGCGTACGCGGCGGGCGAGGAGCGGTCCTCCGGCCGGCTCGCCCTCGGCCACCGCGCCGACCTCACGGT